Proteins encoded in a region of the Diabrotica virgifera virgifera chromosome 4, PGI_DIABVI_V3a genome:
- the LOC114329022 gene encoding uncharacterized protein LOC114329022, with amino-acid sequence MSRAEWFTPVAHQKNYQYFWGKLEDSVPKAVPLDLEPTLSYFNNETTHEYIQEYDLHFNYTKTFPLWDKRKNKDNANYLPDIRENIFEQEKDKPVPVLTSMTYGKLYNVEYDKPEVIYRRQHAIQDFQRRRGVLFPKERKPN; translated from the coding sequence ATGTCAAGAGCAGAATGGTTTACACCAGTTGCCCATCaaaaaaattatcaatatttttgGGGAAAATTAGAAGATTCAGTACCAAAAGCTGTACCGCTTGATCTCGAGCCAACTCTAAGTTACTTTAATAATGAGACCACACATGAATATATTCAAGAATATGATCTACATTTCAATTATACGAAAACGTTTCCTTTATGGGATAAAAGAAAGAACAAAGATAACGCAAACTACTTACCGGATATAAGAGAAAATATATTTGAACAAGAAAAGGACAAACCGGTTCCAGTTCTTACCTCAATGACGTATGGCAAGCTCTATAACGTTGAATACGATAAGCCCGAGGTGATATATCGGAGACAACACGCAATACAAGATTTCCAGAGAAGACGTGGAGTTTTATTTCCAAAGGAACGAAAACCAAATTAA